A single region of the Plantactinospora soyae genome encodes:
- a CDS encoding ABC transporter ATP-binding protein, with protein MALLDVEDLSVTFRQRGKRTVRAVDGVSFSVDAGEVVGLVGESGCGKSVTSLALMGLLPRQPGITVEGKADFDGTDLLRVDRRAMRDIRGRDVAMIFQDPLSSLNPVIPIGRQVTEVLSRHRGLRGEAARKEAADLLERVGIPDPVRRLKEYPHQLSGGMRQRALIAIAVACQPRLLIADEPTTALDVTIQAQILELLKDLVRDSGTALVMITHDLGVVAGMCDTVNVLYAGRVVETARRRPLFAEPRHPYTVGLLGSIPRLDAGRGDKLSPIPGSVRDVLPWADGCAFAPRCDRQVEACVGEPPQLVLTHTDRTYRCVNPVPPPGSAPADAEPAAVAEPDSVPDPVAEASPVADADPVAEAGPESASGPAAEEKRSSVPAPREEGSA; from the coding sequence ATGGCACTGCTTGATGTGGAGGATCTCTCCGTAACGTTCCGCCAGCGCGGGAAGCGTACGGTGCGCGCGGTCGACGGCGTCTCGTTCTCGGTGGACGCGGGCGAGGTCGTCGGCCTGGTCGGCGAGTCCGGCTGCGGCAAGAGCGTGACCTCGTTGGCCCTGATGGGGCTGCTGCCCCGGCAACCCGGTATCACGGTGGAGGGTAAGGCCGACTTCGACGGAACCGATCTGCTCCGGGTCGACCGGCGGGCGATGCGGGACATCCGGGGTCGCGACGTCGCCATGATCTTCCAGGATCCGCTCTCCTCACTGAACCCGGTGATCCCGATCGGCCGGCAGGTGACCGAGGTGCTGTCCCGGCACCGTGGACTCCGCGGGGAAGCGGCCCGTAAAGAGGCCGCCGACCTGCTGGAGCGGGTCGGCATCCCGGACCCGGTCCGCCGGCTGAAGGAGTATCCGCACCAGCTCTCCGGCGGGATGCGCCAGCGGGCGCTGATCGCCATCGCGGTGGCCTGCCAGCCCCGACTGCTGATCGCCGACGAACCCACCACGGCGCTCGACGTGACCATCCAGGCCCAGATCCTGGAACTGCTCAAGGACCTGGTACGCGACTCCGGTACCGCCCTCGTCATGATCACTCACGATCTGGGTGTGGTCGCCGGGATGTGCGACACGGTCAACGTGCTCTACGCCGGCCGGGTGGTGGAGACGGCTCGCCGCCGTCCGCTCTTTGCCGAGCCTCGGCACCCGTACACGGTGGGTCTGCTCGGCTCGATCCCGCGCCTGGACGCGGGGCGTGGTGACAAGCTGTCCCCGATCCCCGGCTCGGTCCGCGACGTGCTGCCCTGGGCGGACGGGTGCGCGTTCGCGCCCCGCTGCGATCGTCAGGTGGAGGCGTGCGTCGGCGAGCCTCCGCAGCTCGTGCTGACTCACACCGACCGCACCTACCGGTGCGTCAACCCGGTCCCGCCGCCCGGATCGGCACCAGCGGACGCCGAACCGGCAGCCGTCGCCGAGCCGGACTCGGTTCCCGATCCGGTGGCAGAGGCCAGTCCGGTGGCAGACGCCGATCCGGTGGCGGAGGCCGGTCCGGAATCGGCTTCCGGGCCGGCGGCCGAGGAGAAGCGATCGTCGGTGCCCGCGCCGCGCGAGGAGGGGTCGGCATGA